The Glycine soja cultivar W05 chromosome 4, ASM419377v2, whole genome shotgun sequence genomic sequence GTTGTGTCTTGGGGAATTGTCTTCCTCCAAAGCACAATGATGAAAGGCATGATAGAAGGTGGGGCAAGACAGGGATTGAAGGAGAGTTTGGTCCAGTTCTCGGACCAACTTGCGCTGAATTTTAAGGTGCTAGATAAAGCAGATTTACCAGACAAGGAACATTTGTTGGCAACTTTGCAAACTGAAGACCAGTGGAATTGGTGGCAGACAATTACATACTTTTGGAATTTCACTGTGGCTTCCaccattttcatgtttttgtatGTGTTGGTGCATATTTTAAGGTGTGGTCCAAGTCTACCTCAGGGCTTGGAATTTAGTGGGCTTGAATTGCCAGATAGTTTTGGGGAGCTCATTACAAGTGGAATTTTAATCATCCAGTTGCAGCGTGTTTATAATATGGTGTCTCACTTTGTGCAAGCTAGATTTCAAATGGGTAAGTAAGCATATAATTTGAAAACACTGTTATGCTTGTTATCACTGTCAAGTGACTTCATCTGAGGTATCACATTTTACTTCATTTTCCTCTAATAGGAACTGACCATGGCCTCAAAGCCAATGGTGATGGATGGGTTCTTACTGTGGCTTTAATTGAGGGGGTTGACCTGGCCTCCTTGGAGTCCGAAGGATTGTCAGATCCCTATGTAGTTTTCACCTGTAATGGACAAACAAGGTCAAGCTCTGTCAAGCTTCAAATGCCCGATCCTCTATGGAATGGTTTGGTCTTCTAACTTGTTAATTGTTATCTTATCTGCAATAACTTTGCTTTGATATGAAATTGTCAATATATCTTTACAAGTATTTTCTATtggtatttatattaatatgcaGAGATATTAGAGTTTGATGCTATGGAAGAACCACCATCAGTTTTACATGTGGAAGTTTTTGATTTTGATGGTCCATTCGACCAGGATGTTTCACTTGGACATGCTGAGATCAATTTTCTAAAACACACATCAACTGAGTTGGCAGATATGTGGGTCATGCTTGAAGGAAAGCTTGCCCAATCTTCTCAGTCAAAGTTGCACTTGAGAATTTTCTTGGATAACAATAATGGAGTTGAAACAATCAAGGAATATTTGGAGAAGATGGAAAAGGAAGTAGGCAAAAAAGTAAGCATTATGAATCTGACTTGCTCCTTTCTCCTTGCCCCATGTATATGCTTTGTTATTATGCAGCTCGACCAACTTTTTTCCCTGTTTGTGTCATAGAACATTTAGAACTATTTATTGTATATGAATGGCAGTTGAATCTTAGATCACCTCAAAGGAATTCTACATTCCAGAAATTGTTTGCTTTGCCTCCGGAAGAATTTCTCATCAAAGATTTCACTTGTTACCTCAAGAGAAAAATGCCTTTACAGGTACTACATGTGATTGACAACCTGACATatttaaacacattttttgATAATATTGGTTGACTATAATATGAGATGTTGAATtactatataataatttacCTGGTGATGTTTAAGTGATAGACtgcataatttaaataaagaatGCCTTCCTGTTGTAGGGTCGGTTGTTTCTTTCAGCAAGGATTCTGGGGTTTCATGCCAATTTGTTTGGACATAAAACCAAGTTTTTCTTCCTTTGGGAAGATATTGAAGAGATACAAGTGCTTCCTCCATCATTGGCAACATTAGGAAGCCCTACATTGGTCATAATTCTGCGAAGAGGTCGGGGTCTTGATGCAAGGCATGGTGCAAAGACTCAAGATGAAGAAGGGAGACttagatttcattttcaatCATTTGTTTCATTTAGTGCTGCCTCCAGGTATGAATCAGGCATACTTATATTCCTAATCTTATAAATTGATGCCATTTTTCACATTCAGCTGACATCATATTTTGTTTCCATAAAAGAACAATAAAGGCCTTGTGGAGGACAAGAATACTGAACCCCTATCAGAAAGAACAAATTTCAGAAGAGCATGAAGATCAAGAAAGCTTTGTAATTCTGGAAGACTCTGCATCTATCTTAGAGGATGAAGAAAAAATGTCCAGAATTTTCTCTGCAGAACTTCCAATTAAGGTGAGCAATCAACTACTGGTACCACAATATAACTGAAGATAGAATTAGCCTCTTGAAGACTTTTTATGCGTAGTATTAACTATTAAGTTTGTCTAGCTTTAATGTGTAATGTTACTCTTTATCAGATGAAATCAGTGATGGGAATATTTGATGGAGGAAACCTGGAGCATAAAATTATGCAGAGAACAGGATGTATGAACTATGAAACAACATCATGGGAACAAGTAAAGCCTGATTTCTTCGAGAGGCATGTTTCTTACCAATTCAATCGACATGTGTCAGTTTTTGGTGGTGAAGTCACATGCACACAACAAAAATTTCCAAATACAAACACTGGAGGTTGGACTGTGATTGAAGTTATGGCTCTTCACAGTGTCCCATTTGCTGATCACTTCCATGTAAGCTAAAGTGGAAACTCAAACTTTTTTGTGGCAAGTTAATTTAGTTCATCTTGTTGCACTGAAGAGAATCTGATTCTGATATTCTCTGTCTGCAGATTCATTTTAGGTATGAAATTGAGAAATCCTCTCTTGGTGACTGTGCATGCAAGTGTGATGCTTACATTGGTATTATGTGGCTCAAGAGCTCTAAGTTTCAGCAGAGGATCAACAGGAACATAACAGCCAAGTTTAACCTCCGATTGAAGGAAATATTTGAACTGGTTCAGAAAGAGATTTTGTTAATGTCTCAGAACTCTCACGGATAAGTATTATGTTAGGCCAGATAGAATAAATTGTATtatgcaaaagaaaaatgagttttCTGTAGACCAATTAGCTTTCTGAAATTGTTCAGAAAAATGAGTTTTCTGTAGAACAATCTTGTTGTATAACTGAATTTTTATTAACCCTTTCttgtaaattgaaaaatttAGTTAAGCCATGTCAAAGGAGCAGAGGAAGGAACAAAAAGAGTGACCCCATCATCAACCCAATGAAATCAAAGAAACTCATTTCAAATCCAAAGGCCACTCACTCTCTTAAGATTCATTCAACGAAATATGCCTCAGTGAGGGGAGAAGGCCAAGCTTGCTAACCTCATCAAAGACATGAAGATGAATGTTGTTGCGTTTTTTCaataatgttaataaataatttttaaaatgaaataaagacatttttaatagttattattttaaaatttaaatattaataaaagacTGACAtttcaaataatgaaaaattgaaaaaaaatatattctcagaacataaaatattaaagtgagatttttaaaatttaatgtatcaaaataaaataaatcaaaattaacgTTAAGCCAATAATCATCTACCCATGGACGCAAACAGGTAATGAAAGTGTAAATATGTTATATGTAGATGTAATATTCCATCCATCAAATATTTTCCTAGAATTCTCATCACGTGTATTTCAACTTTGTCATGcattttaattgttgtatatgtaTTAATTGTGTCCTaaaattttttaagattattatttattcttccTGTCAAAAAAagatgattattaatttttttatttatttctcaaatgttttttaaaccgtctttatcttttttcgccACAGTActtattatatttgttattttttttcactcctcttCCTATCTTTTGCTTCAGTCTAAAGaatataaacttaaaatatgatttttttccccacaatttaattagaattactTCAGAAGCCAATCATTGATAATTTGCATAGTAAtagtaaatttatatttaaatgattaaaaagagaatttaataatgtatttagtgtgcattaaaataaatatcagtcattaaaaatattaatatttctttaagCATATAAGTTAGATATTTGCAATCTTTCTAGCAGTAAtactttttgaagaaaaaaaagtcaaattaatGAAGGAATACAAAATTACATGTACTTACTAAAAATCTTCAAAAGCACTTCTGACTTGTAACCCAAACATGGGTTACAGTGAGTTGTGACCACCCCTTATGACTCACAGAACTAGTCTATTAAAGTCATAGATGCACTCTCCACTTTTACTTACTTCCAC encodes the following:
- the LOC114409868 gene encoding C2 and GRAM domain-containing protein At5g50170-like; amino-acid sequence: MLRLYVCVLEAKDLPVKDTYVKLRLGKFKCRTRILRNTSNPVWNKEFGFNVHGAEDMLVVSVVNHDNINECRVTNGSVEFVGEVRIPVGSVAFEDKQTFLPTWFSLESPKSGKFFNEYCGKILLTVSLHGKGRSSFINHKHSSNSTIAVDNSRDLEGLHVACQVPCDKMGAGKQLLKAIANGLHRIFKKKEENSKSGDSSELSTSLSDYEDSVQENSSPCSFEEAIALMESGDDKPEMPENLPGGVLVDQIYLVSPNDLNVFLFAPNSQFSKDMVELQGTTNVQEGPWTWKNGDMSCLTRVVTYTKAATKLIKAVNAIEEQTYIRVSRKEFAILVSVSTPEVPYGNSFRIELLYKIMPGEASSGEESSHLVVSWGIVFLQSTMMKGMIEGGARQGLKESLVQFSDQLALNFKVLDKADLPDKEHLLATLQTEDQWNWWQTITYFWNFTVASTIFMFLYVLVHILRCGPSLPQGLEFSGLELPDSFGELITSGILIIQLQRVYNMVSHFVQARFQMGTDHGLKANGDGWVLTVALIEGVDLASLESEGLSDPYVVFTCNGQTRSSSVKLQMPDPLWNEILEFDAMEEPPSVLHVEVFDFDGPFDQDVSLGHAEINFLKHTSTELADMWVMLEGKLAQSSQSKLHLRIFLDNNNGVETIKEYLEKMEKEVGKKLNLRSPQRNSTFQKLFALPPEEFLIKDFTCYLKRKMPLQGRLFLSARILGFHANLFGHKTKFFFLWEDIEEIQVLPPSLATLGSPTLVIILRRGRGLDARHGAKTQDEEGRLRFHFQSFVSFSAASRTIKALWRTRILNPYQKEQISEEHEDQESFVILEDSASILEDEEKMSRIFSAELPIKMKSVMGIFDGGNLEHKIMQRTGCMNYETTSWEQVKPDFFERHVSYQFNRHVSVFGGEVTCTQQKFPNTNTGGWTVIEVMALHSVPFADHFHIHFRYEIEKSSLGDCACKCDAYIGIMWLKSSKFQQRINRNITAKFNLRLKEIFELVQKEILLMSQNSHG